A single window of Senegalia massiliensis DNA harbors:
- the msrB gene encoding peptide-methionine (R)-S-oxide reductase MsrB produces the protein MSKKYNKPTDKELREKLTEEQYRVTQENATERPFTSEYNNNEGEGIYVDIVTGEPLFSSKDKYDAGCGWPSFTKPIEENIKEKSDLSHGMRRTEVRSKTGDSHLGHVFTDGPKDKGGLRYCINGASLKFIPKEDLEKEGYSEYKKIFE, from the coding sequence TTGAGTAAAAAATACAATAAACCTACAGATAAAGAACTAAGAGAAAAACTAACTGAAGAACAATATAGAGTGACTCAAGAAAATGCAACAGAAAGACCCTTTACTAGTGAATATAATAATAATGAAGGAGAAGGAATATATGTAGATATAGTTACAGGTGAACCATTATTTTCTTCAAAAGATAAATATGATGCAGGTTGTGGCTGGCCGAGCTTTACAAAGCCTATAGAAGAAAATATAAAAGAAAAAAGTGATTTAAGTCATGGTATGAGAAGAACTGAAGTTAGAAGTAAAACAGGTGATTCTCATTTAGGTCATGTATTTACAGATGGCCCAAAAGATAAAGGCGGTCTTAGATATTGTATAAATGGTGCATCATTAAAATTTATTCCAAAAGAAGACTTAGAAAAAGAAGGTTATAGTGAATATAAAAAGATATTTGAATAA